Part of the Kwoniella shivajii chromosome 1, complete sequence genome, ATTATCTGAGAAACCTGCAGTATTGATCGTCCGGTTAGTCCATCCCTTTTCTCCTGACATCTGAAATGGAATAATGCTAAAGAATACCGTATATCAGACCTCGAGGATGGCATCTTCCCGAGCCAAGATTGCTCATCGATGGAATTCCAATCTCCGGATCATTATTCGATTTCGGATTATATTTCTTCCATAACGCATCTGAATTAGTCAAAAGAGGATTCGGACCTTACTTTTATTTACCTAAAATGGAACACCACTTGGAAGCGAGATTATGGAATGatgtcttctctctttcaacaAGTCATCTCGGTTTGAAACAAGGTATAATCAGAGCTACTGTTTTGATCGAAACTCTACCTGCGGCATTTCAAATGGAAGAGATTTTGtatgaattgaaagaacaTAGTTCTGGATTGAACTGTGGACGATGGGATTATATCTTCAGTTTGTGAGTGTCCAAGCCTTCTCTGCTTACGAAATAACTGTGCGAACATCTTGATGTCTACCTGAAGAGACTTGATAGAATACCTTGTCCGGACTGAATTATGGCTAATCTCTCTACTTCCTGCAGCATCAAAAAACAACGAGCCCACAAGCAGAACGTTATGCCTGATCGATCTGATGTCACTATGACCGTCCCATTCATGAATGCCTATGTCCAATTGTTGATCCAGACATGCCACAAGTGAGTAAGACCGAAAACAGGAATACCTGGGTCTACCTCCGATGTTCCCATCAAGTCTTTGCTAACGCATGTATATCTGTGATAGACGAAAAGTAGCTGCAATGGGAGGAATGTCAGCTCAAATTCCAATCAAGAATGATTCTGATGCGAACGAACGAGCAATGAACAAAGTGCGAGCCGACAAGCTTCGTGAAGTTCAAGCGGGCCATGATGGTACTTGGGTAGCTCATCCTGCTTTGGTCAAGATTGCTTTGGACATCTTCAATGAGAACATGAAAGGTCCaaatcaagtgagtagatTACATGAATCCTCTGATACTTTTTCAGCTTGAGAATAAGGCTGGATCCAGACGAAAAGGCTTCACGATATGATGGGGTATTTGACTGATCTATGACGCTTGTCGCAGTATCACATTCGTCGAGAAGAAGTCACAGTCACAGATAAACAGATCGCGGATTCCTCTGTACCTGGTAAGATCACAGAACAAGGTGTTAGGGACAATGTCTCTGCGTGAGTATGAATGAGTTTCGCACGCATATCAAGCTGCTGAGCTGATGATTCGGAAATATCACTAGTGCTCTTTCATACTGTGCGGCTTGGATCTCTGGAAACGGTTGTGTCCCAATCAAttatttgatggtgagttgtgACTTACGAGATGAGCCCTGCTATGGTGGCGTTCTTGGTACGCCTTGGAATAAGGAATATTGACTGACGAGCTCGTTAACCGCACGCAGGAGGATGCAGCGACTGCTGAGATTGCCAGAGTACAGCTTTGGCAATGGTGCAAGTATGCTTCCAAGACTGTGAGTATACTTCCAAATATCTCTGAGCCACATGCtattttcattctttctcgtTGTTGTGGACAAAGCTAAAATACGTTTTAACCCAGGACACTGGAAAGACTATCTCACCTTCATACCTTCAACCCATCTTCTCAGAGGAATCGTCCAAAGTATCAAAATTACCTGGAATCGATCCTGGTCACGTCAAGATCGCATCAGAGTATATGGCAGGTCAAGTCAAATCTCAATGGCCAAGTGATTTCCTCACCTCTGACCTTTTAGTTCATTTGGAAGGCGTAGGTACTGTAGGAGGTAAAAGTAAGAGCAGTCTGTAATTCGTAATTCAGCGTTTTCGCCATTCGACTATCAGAGATTCAGGTTACTTGCAGAGCTGAAGCaggattgatgagaatgattatTAAGAGAAAACCGAAAACCTCGATTAATTAGGTAAAGAAAGTCAATTGTATAAACTATTTTCAATATTTGATAATTTTCATGCAGAGATTCGGTTCGCCTTCTTTGCCTTGGGTCTTGGGTGTCATGACGGACTACTAAAAGAACAAGGAGATTCattatacatacatacattgGTAGATAGGCCCAAGGAAGTACGAGTTCTCTAGAGTTGGCGAGGGTGTATCCACATCTCTGATATGTGGGAATAACCTAATCTGGAATCCGCTTCGTTTTACCTGATTATACATTTCTGAACCCTTTCATACCTGGTCATCCATTTTTTCTTCGATCACGTACGTCTCGTAACTTGTTCTGCAATTACTGATTCATCTATTCTGTTCACTATTCACTATTCACTATTCACCATCCAACATTATAGCTAAGAATTCATCTAGGTTGATCTCgccatcttgatccagatcaaattcatctatCATTGCTTGTCTATGGTGGTGCCGTGATGAGCGATAAATGTGAGATGATTAGATTGAGCATCAAGAAAAATCAGCATAGAACTCGTTTTCGTTCCTGCTCGAATATCTTTCTCTCGACTGTGACTTTATGAGATAGAGATAGAATCGCATAGATTCCATCACGAAGTTCTCCTCAACGCCATGATGCCACTTCTTCCTACCGATCAATACCAACGAAAAGATTTCCGACTcacaattcttcttcacctagatTTTCACCTAATTCCCTCGCTACCCTCTTCAGATTCTTCAAGCTTATTCTACCCGTTCTGTCGTCGTCGAAAAGCTCGAATGCGCGTCTTAGTTCGGTTTCGGGATTCCGCGAGAGGATTTTCTCTGACACTGAGAAGTTtgggaagagaggaagagggttTTAGCAATGTGTGTTTAGTCTTTGAACACGATTGACTAGAAAGATAACTAAAACTAACTCACTTATTCTTTCAAAATTAGTAAAATCCATCAaaccatcatctccaccgTATTCTTTGAGTAACTTCAtgacttcacctttcttcaaatCGAATCCTAAAGCTCTCATCGCTACTTTCAATTCATGGTAATCTATCGCACCGTCCTTATCAACGTCGAACAGatcaaaagcttcttttaTCTCTCCTCTTTGATCTTCACTTAATCCccttgaggaagaagatggatttgCATGTGGATGTAACGCAGATGCGGATGCAGTGGTAGTTTGGATCGATGAGGGTGGTCTACGCGGTTTTGCTTTTGGGTAGTGGGACATCTTGGCTGAGTTctaagaaggtgatggttgTGTCGAAGTGGTTGTGGAACAGTTCTTGAGATATTATTCTGTTTTATCTTGTTTTTTCATTGTTTCATTTTGTTTCAATGTTCATTCTCTTCACGCGTTGATCAGGTAACGCGTGAACTGACAAGTTACGTAATCTCACCTCGTGGTTCTGTTTCTGGTTCCTTGTGCCTCCACTTTTCCTGTTCGTAATCCCCccttctttttgtcttctgGAATTTTGGAATCCCATCCAGTTACAGGTCAGGACCGCCTTGGACCTGGATATTCCTTCCATATGTTTATCCTCAACCCCATGAGAAATACAGAACCCATCTTCTTAGAGACAACGAGGTAAACAAGATCAACAGCTCACTCATCATCAGTTCGGGAGAGGTATCcaaaaatgatgatatgagaTCCTCTTCAGAAAATCACCCACGTATCAGCTGTTTCAAATAATGGCTAGTTCCTCTCGAGGATTACCGCACAGTGGGACTACGTCTACATTGAACAATTGGGTGGATGTTGACATGAGCGGGAGTCTCAGAGTGGTGGATGTGAGAGATAGGCATACTGAAGATATGGGACCAGGAAGAGAAATGGCAGCATCTACAACAATCCCGGAGCGAAGATATGCTGGAAAGGGAATGTTAGGAACGAGGTTGTTGAACGATAATGACAAAGTCAGTAATCAGGATGATAACATTCAACGTCATTTGAGGAAAGTCAGCGGTGGATTAAAGAGGAAAAGCATTCAATTACTACGAATGATGGAGAGGAAAACTTCTTCACATAACAACGAGACGTCGACACCTGTaatccaaagaagaaatggatattATCATGATGACGAAAATATCCCTCCTGTCCATTTCGATGAACGGTCATCATCAACGGATCCCTCAGGTGTAAGTTTATCGTCTTTTATCCAGACTGGACCGGGATCTTGCAAACGCTGAAGTCTCGATAAATAGTCAATGCATTATACCTCACCatccaaaaccaaaaccaaagcTTTTCCCCTGGCTGCAATACATGCTCAACAAAACCAATGCCATCTCAATCGTACTCCTACTCCAACATCGCGTCATCACTACAATTCACCTGACCGACACCTCACCCCTatcgcttcttcatctcatgctcaagatcaagagaacaCACCTGAATATCCATCATTCATTGGAGATTCCGATTCATCCGGTATTCGAACTTCTCTCAAACCTAGATATTCAAGAGTACCATATAACACACCAGAGCCCAATCTCAACACAAGCCAGGTTCAGGTCCAAAGGAATCGTATGACCTTTCAaaaattgataaatcaaCCTCTACCAATACCTAATGGCGAACCTTCAAGATATATCTCATCGTTGTCTACAAATACCTTTCCAAATACCATTGAGAGTATCCACGAGGAAGAATACGACAATAACCCTTTCCTCATTTCTCTACCTTTCCAAAACAGAAATAATTTGAGGCACAGTTCATCTATAATCTCTTTAGTACCTACTTCCACCTCCATCCCTGATTCTGATCATTCCAATGAGATATCCCTTGGAATCAACCACATGGAAATAcaggatgagaatgaggattATGAATGTGAATATACACCGATGTCCgatccttcatcagcattaGAAGCTCTTTGGGAGTATggttcatcagcttcatcgacTGATTCATCGATGAATGTCCAATCAGATcgacaagaaggagatggccatgatgatgatgtctaTGAAGGAGGCTCGAGACTGAATTGGAATCGCAACTCAGGTTGTGATACGAATttagatatggatatggatattAGTCCTGATGAATATCCATTCCCACCTGGTCTATATGATATACCTTTATCGAATTTACCTAGTTCTCATTCACTTTCCCGTTTCACACTTGACGAGGCTTCTCGTCATCACCGTTCTCACCATCACTCGGAGACTGGTGGTACCAGCGCAATAAAGCCTTTCCCAACTTCAAACTCGAATCAGACTTCGACGCCACTGtcaatcccaattccaatctcaGATCCAACCCGAAATCCAAGTCGAGATCCGAAAATAAACATAATACCAAATTCGATCTCCAgttccaatccatcaaactTTCAATTATCTTCGCCGTTAAGTGATAGCTTATCGttagaagatgaggaagaagatatactCGCTCGTACAAGTATAGCATATAGGATTCCGTTGAAGTTTGAAACTCCTGAAGCCAGACGTAAAAGGAGtttatcaggtgagtgaagaATACTTTCAGATTCGAAACCCATGGTACAAAAAAAAGTAGGGAAAAGCCAATGTTGACATGtcgattcttcttcttgcaCCATCTCCATTTGATAAATAATGATGAACATAACACAGTCGATTCTCCATTTGTGGAATTGTATAAAGcttcagatccagattcGATAGGTGAATGAATAGTAGGATTTATATATCAACCAAACCACATTCTGGTCAGCTCGAACGAAGAGAAATATCAATGGGTCATGTCAAATGGCACAAGAGTCCTTTATGATATGTCAAAGGTTTCAGTCACTTGTAGATTCAGCAACGACCCAGAACACGAGGGTGTCGGATGTCATCGTTAGTCTTCAGCAAGGATCACACGTTAAATACAATGTAATCAAATTTTACTTAGTTATAGTTGAAAATAAACCAGTAGCATTTTGTCCATTCATCTTTAGTCCATATACCATGCACCATCAGTACCCTGTCCCATGCACCCGCGCAATTATATCAGGAATGCAGCGAGCTGAATCAGGAGTCAGACAATGACGATTTAAAGCGCGACTGCCCGTAATCGCTTATTAGACCTTATTCTCAAGTGAACGTTGCATTTGAATGGATCTTCGTTCAGTGAACCTTGGATCCTGCGATCCATTGCTACGAAAAATGAGAGGTTTGACATGACACGGCATACATGACTTGTATTTACATCTACAACAGATGATCAGGTAACAAGCTACAACGCAATTTCCTATCGTATGGGGAATCTGGACGCATGGTTTCGTTACTATCATTTGTACACTATCATTTGTACGTGGAATATGGGACACAATTAACATGTTACCTATGGTTCAAAACCCAATTTTCGAAATCCTCATCCACGCCCTTTATCCAAATCAAtatcgcttcttcttttctggtCTGACAGGTATCCCAAATCTTCTCTTGACCCCGGCCActatcttcttccaccatcTATGTTTGACTCTTACAAAAGGTTGTGGGCTTAGTCGTGGAGTAGGTTGATCGGGTATGGTTGTCTGTCCAGGAGTGAGAGGTGGTTCAGGTACACCTAAGTAAGGAGGGATTTGACCAGTCCAAGTTTGTATGTCTCTGGGAGGCAGTGGAGGTTGGTGTGCCGAGTAAGGTACGGGAATCGGAGGACCTTCCTCATTAGAAAAGACATATGAATGAGTGAGACTCCTCTGATCCGAGTCTATATCGGCGTACTGCTTTGGCACATCACCACATGAATCCCTCAGAAGTCTGGCGACGAGATCGTCATAGTTCAACAGATCAACCATTTTGGGGGTACGAAGTTGATTTTCATGAGAGGATTCGGATCCTCCATCTGTATCTTGCTCGACAGTCTCTCTTGTACCTGAGACATTCCTACTTAgttctcctcttcttccagcttcaCGAGGTGTCCTGGCGGGTTGACCACTAGCAGAGGCTGTAGCGGAAACACCAGAGCTTCCCATTGAACGGCTTGCTGGACGCTGATGCTCGGAAGAAACCTTACCTTCCATCGAAAGTTCGGTAATGACCGAGAGGGACGTAGGAAGTCTTGTACCTTGAAAAGCAGGAGTAGGGGGATCAAAAGTTGATTCGAGACCGGTGCTCTCTGCCGAGTAGTCGCAACCTTCGGTTGTAGCTTGATGCGCTGGCTTTTGAGTGGTGCTTGAGATTGGTGAACTAGTAGATGCGGCGGAGGAAAGGCGTAAGCTGGCAGTATCTGTCACACGAAGATTCAGCTCTCCTTCTTATCTTCAATGCTTGTATACAGACAGCGACTGACCTGCTGAAGGCATAGTCTGATCCCTTGAACCCTCTGAGGGACCAGACGCAGCCGCCCCTTCTATGTGCTCTTGCTCGTCGCCGCCATGCTCTGGCTCCTTCCCCTCAACGTTTGTTTCTTTCTCTGAAGTCCGCTCAGCATCGTTCGAGGCGGATATCTCATACCCAGGAGCTGTGTAAGTGGAGCCAAAAACAGCACCGATAGCGGCGCTGAACATACTCTCCTCTGTATGTTCCTCTTGGTTAGGATCTTGTATAGCTCCGGCACCAGGCTGACCACTAGGACGTTCAACATGGCCAAGCATCCCTTCATCTGTTCGGGGCGCGAtcggaagaggaggtggGACGTCATCTTCACCGGTACCGGGGGTTTTGACACCGGGGCCGAAAGTTCGACCACTGTTGCCGGATCCAGAAAGAGCCATCCCTGTCGATTCAGGCTCCCGTTCCGATGTCTCTATGGTAGGACGAGTAGTAGCGATTTCCTCGGGAATGGTCGTAGATTCTGGTCTGACCGGTTGACCCCTTGAATTAGGTCGAGATCgtggaggtggtttgagGGATGACAGCCTTTCGGAAGAGCCACTCGAAGATTTGATGGTGGCTTCAGGTCGAATCAAAGTTACTGCAGGGGCAGTTTGTTCTTCTGTGGATTCATCCGACATCCATCCTCCGATTGCGCGATCACCGATTGGAGATATGTCTTCATATTTCTTTTTTGGACTATTTCCTGCTTTCCTgtcttcacctgcaccagcaACGAGTTCCGGCATCTTggctttaccttttcctttaatTCCTGTCCTAGACTCCTCCTGAGGTTGCTCTTCAGGTGAAATGTCTTCCTCACTGGAAATAATGACACTTCCATGAGAACGATCTTCACCTGGGACTTCCCCTTGCGGCGGATTCGTCCCTCCGAGATTACTGAGTACTTCTTGAGCCTTCTCTTCCTGTGCTTTTACACAGGGACAGACCCGCTGTCCAAAAGTCCTGCTGTATGGTCTATCTGGAGGACCCAAATAAGGGGTAGATATGTTTCGTTTCATAGGGACGCTGATTGGGATT contains:
- a CDS encoding malate synthase A is translated as MSFGKEIHLTVPIPKEAEHIITKESIDFLAILHRTFEKRRQELLGNRKKVQESLDNGTPLTFLPETKNIRESPSWSCAPPAPGLEDRRVEITGPTDRKMVINALNSGSKTFMADFEDSNSPTWTNMVVGQANLYHAIRRQIDFEINGKQYKLSEKPAVLIVRPRGWHLPEPRLLIDGIPISGSLFDFGLYFFHNASELVKRGFGPYFYLPKMEHHLEARLWNDVFSLSTSHLGLKQGIIRATVLIETLPAAFQMEEILYELKEHSSGLNCGRWDYIFSFIKKQRAHKQNVMPDRSDVTMTVPFMNAYVQLLIQTCHKRKVAAMGGMSAQIPIKNDSDANERAMNKVRADKLREVQAGHDGTWVAHPALVKIALDIFNENMKGPNQYHIRREEVTVTDKQIADSSVPGKITEQGVRDNVSAALSYCAAWISGNGCVPINYLMEDAATAEIARVQLWQWCKYASKTDTGKTISPSYLQPIFSEESSKVSKLPGIDPGHVKIASEYMAGQVKSQWPSDFLTSDLLVHLEGVGTVGGKSKSSL